The following are from one region of the Betta splendens chromosome 15, fBetSpl5.4, whole genome shotgun sequence genome:
- the si:ch211-125o16.4 gene encoding neuroblast differentiation-associated protein AHNAK: protein MSENGRSTSFSECLVLDDSDNGVIIKGITNDTLAVKSGLQAGDKIMAATIHLDHLNKNDVQNILKVLEPYDNNMKVLTKKELTGSVDFGSVGLGLKDSAELLSPQKELSLDTSSGTPAALLDGLNGKLNDLQRLDSEISGPTPSLSINHLKADVTTPQLTTPSASLDIRKPESKPGNLKYNPPKFEMPQLSLPRFKTPEAVGNVDLPSVNGNLEASGPNLSSLKTNPKSPDLDLKLSDVDSSSLDVNLEAPNTNIETPSGKVTWPHQKWKGPKVKGLDANLSADLSPASDVNISKSDTDRNLNAPDGDINLPKADVKSSDVDVQTGKINWPNWKFKKPKLQGSRTDLDMATDVNTPDLYLSSPKIKGDIDLPNPELPKVDLPSTCVDAQAPDVDVDTSGNINWPHLKWGKPKIHSPNTNIETDHCIPDVDVSATSIGGESAPEVKANINAPDANINASSGKFSLPTFKKQKVSGSKVKVPDVDLDSDVLAPELKVSVPEIDGEINAPEAQVLLPKGKADINAPDANTEAPSGKFKFPTLKKQKISGSKVKVPDVDLEADVSAPDLKVSVPKTHGEINAPDAQVNLPKLKADINAPDANINASSGKFRFLTLKKRKVSGSKVKVPDVDLDADVLAPDPKVSVPKTDGEMNAPEAQVNLPKGKADINALDPNTAAPSGKFKFPTLKKQKISGSKVKVPDVDLNADVSAPDLKVSVPKTDGEINAPETQVNLPKLKADINAPDDNINASSSKFRLLTFKKQKVSGSKVKVPDADMETDVLAPELKVSVPKIDGEINAPEAQINLPKGKADINAPDANTEAPSGKFKFPTLKKQKISGSKVKVPDVDLEADVSPPDWKVSVPKTDGEINAPEAQVNLPKGKADMNATDANIEVPSGKFKVPTLKIQKVSGPKVKVPDIDANLDSRREPNNLNLDMCDVHGLPKTVFTSPNVNTELPKADLKGIDVNVKTPKLDTIDPSVELPAGVKASNLSLSAPRIKGDFSPSSLADDLMTDVKEPSVNLPQISDSNFEAPDISLLSPKNVSAKLSNSELKAPDATLTGPNVGINLPTEGLKGPDALIGRPDLDCNSHLGDFKLPRCKFPNLGLSSPEVEVPTVHSSVNVEAPRLNVGSHTGDATTSAPSVDLSELNLEKDIKNPKIDLKAPNVDTSLEKSKGLNFKFPKFGFPGSKTKAPEVNASAKLNVSPDVTVKAPSVETGVSSPDVNVSPLDLKTCLKQPELHVRDEEDTEKKGSQKSKLSWPIKSKSALGNVEDESGVCSEPNMSNADADFPVFKIHRLPRNSINDIGEIGEALNLPKSDAEDKNYVVSKGIRLPILSKSAKIGEKIDIMERLKLAREKVPSPDVNLAGISSLVKGDKSLNENDKLSLGLSNMLGLNSLA from the exons ATG aGTGAAAACGGCAGGAGTACAAGTTTCTCAGAATGCCTCGTCCTGGATGACTCAGATAATGGAGTCATCATTAAAGGAATCACAAATGACACTCTTGCTGTGAAGAGTGGCCTGCAAGCAG GAGATAAGATTATGGCTGCCACTATACACCTAGACCATCTCAATAAAAATGATGTGCAGAACATTCTGAAGGTTCTGGAGCCATATGATAACAACATGAAGGTTCTTACAAAGAAGGAGTTGACTGGCAGCGTTGACTTTGGCTCTGTGGGATTGGGTCTTAAAGACTCAGCAGAG CTACTCAGTCCGCAGAAAGAGCTGTCACTGGACACATCATCGGGGACGCCAGCTGCTTTGCTTGATGGTCTGAATGGAAAATTAAATGATCTGCAGAGGCTGGACAGTGAAATAAgtgggcccacccccagtcttAGTATAAATCATCTGAAAGCTGATGTCACAACACCCCAGCTCACCACTCCTAGTGCCTCACTTGACATCAGGAAACCAGAATCTAAGCCAGGCAACCTGAAATACAATCCTCCAAAATTTGAAATGCCACAGCTCAGTTTGCCTCGTTTCAAAACACCAGAAGCAGTTGGGAATGTAGATCTGCCTTCTGTCAATGGAAATCTGGAGGCGTCTGGCCCTAACCTGTCATCACTGAAAACAAACCCTAAAAGTCCAGATCTAGACCTGAAATTGTCAGATGTTGATTCAAGTTCTCTTGATGTAAATTTAGAAGCTCCAAATACTAATATTGAAACACCATCAGGCAAAGTCACATGGCCCCATCAGAAATGGAAAGGTCCCAAAGTTAAAGGGCTGGATGCTAACTTGAGTGCTGACTTATCTCCTGCATCTGATGTCAACATTTCCAAATCAGATACTGATAGGAATCTAAATGCTCCAGATGGTGACATTAATTTGCCAAAAGCAGACGTCAAAAGCTCTGATGTAGATGTTCAAACTGGTAAAATCAATTGGCCTAATTGGAAGTTCAAGAAACCAAAACTTCAAGGTTCAAGAACAGACTTAGATATGGCAACAGATGTAAACACACCTGATTTATACCTTTCAAGCCCAAAAATAAAGGGTGACATTGATTTACCAAATCCTGAGCTCCCAAAAGTCGATCTTCCAAGCACTTGTGTAGATGCTCAAGCTCCAGATGTTGACGTTGATACATCGGGTAACATTAACTGGCCTCATCTGAAATGGGGGAAACCCAAGATTCATAGCCCCAACACTAATATAGAAACAGATCATTGCATACCAGATGTTGATGTTTCTGCAACAAGTATTGGGGGTGAAAGTGCACCAGAAGTAAAGGCTAATATTAACGCCCCAGATGCTAACATCAATGCATCTTCTGGCAAATTCAGTCTCccaacatttaaaaagcaaaaggtCTCTGGATCCAAAGTGAAAGTACCAGATGTAGACCTGGATTCTGACGTTTTAGCCCCAGAGCTAAAAGTTTCAGTACCAGAGATTGATGGTGAGATAAATGCACCAGAAGCTCAGGTGCTTTTACCCAAAGGAAAAGCTGATATTAATGCCCCAGATGCTAACACTGAAGCCCCTTCTGGCAAATTCAAATTCCCAACacttaaaaagcaaaaaatctCTGGATCCAAAGTAAAAGTGCCAGATGTAGACCTCGAAGCTGATGTTTCAGCCCCTGACTTAAAAGTCTCAGTACCAAAGACTCATGGTGAGATAAATGCACCAGATGCTCAGGTGAATTTACCCAAATTAAAAGCTGATATTAACGCCCCAGATGCTAACATCAATGCATCTTCTGGCAAATTCAGATTCCTAACACTTAAAAAGCGAAAGGTCTCTGGATCCAAAGTGAAAGTACCAGATGTGGACCTGGATGCTGACGTTTTAGCCCCAGACCCAAAGGTTTCAGTACCAAAGACTGATGGCGAGATGAATGCACCAGAAGCTCAGGTGAATTTACCCAAAGGAAAAGCTGATATCAATGCCCTAGATCCTAACACTGCAGCCCCTTCTGGCAAATTCAAGTTCCCAACACTTAAAAAGCAAAAGATCTCTGGCTCCAAAGTGAAAGTGCCAGATGTAGACCTTAACGCTGATGTTTCAGCCCCTGACTTGAAAGTCTCAGTACCAAAGACTGATGGTGAGATAAATGCACCAGAAACTCAGGTGAATTTACCCAAATTAAAAGCTGATATTAATGCCCCAGATGATAACATCAATGCATCTTCTAGCAAATTCAGattactaacatttaaaaagcaaaaagtctCTGGATCCAAAGTGAAAGTACCAGATGCAGACATGGAAACTGACGTTTTAGCCCCAGAGCTAAAGGTTTCAGTACCTAAGATTGATGGTGAGATAAATGCACCAGAAGCTCAGATTAATTTACCCAAAGGAAAAGCTGATATTAATGCCCCAGATGCTAACACTGAAGCCCCTTCTGGCAAATTCAAATTCCCAACacttaaaaagcaaaaaatctCTGGATCCAAAGTGAAAGTGCCAGATGTAGATCTCGAAGCTGATGTTTCACCCCCTGACTGGAAAGTCTCAGTACCAAAGACTGATGGTGAGATAAATGCACCAGAAGCTCAGGTGAATTTACCCAAAGGAAAAGCTGATATGAACGCAACAGATGCTAACATTGAAGTCCCTTCTGGCAAATTCAAAGTCCCAACATTAAAAATCCAAAAAGTCTCTGGACCAAAAGTGAAAGTGCCAGATATTGATGCCAATCTTGACTCAAGAAGAGAACCCAACAATCTAAATCTTGATATGTGTGATGTACATGGACTACCTAAAACTGTATTTACTTCTCCTAATGTGAATACTGAACTGCCCAAAGCAGACCTCAAAGGCAttgatgtaaatgttaaaacCCCCAAACTTGACACTATAGATCCCTCTGTGGAATTGCCAGCAGGTGTCAAAGCATCTAATCTGAGCCTCTCTGCCCCCAGAATTAAAGGAGACTTCAGTCCTTCAAGTCTGGCTGATGATCTAATGACAGATGTAAAAGAACCAAGTGTTAATCTGCCACAAATATCTGATTCAAACTTTGAAGCACCAGATATTAGTCTCTTGTCACCCAAAAACGTCTCAGCCAAATTGTCAAATTCTGAATTGAAAGCCCCTGATGCCACACTGACAGGTCCAAATGTGGGCATCAACCTGCCCACAGAAGGTCTCAAAGGACCTGATGCACTGATTGGAAGACCAGATCTAGACTGTAATTCACATCTTGGTGACTTTAAGCTACCTCGCTGCAAGTTTCCAAACCTAGGTCTTTCAAGTCCTGAAGTAGAGGTTCCCACTGTCCATTCCTCAGTGAATGTAGAAGCACCCAGACTTAATGTAGGCAGTCATACAGGTGATGCCACTACCTCTGCTCCTTCTGTAGACTTGAGTGAGCTTAATTTAGAGAAAGATATTAAAAACCCTAAAATAGACCTGAAAGCTCCAAATGTAGATACTAGTCTTGAGAAGTCCAAAGGGCTGAATTTTAAATTTCCAAAGTTTGGTTTTCCAGGGTCAAAAACAAAAGCTCCAGAAGTTAATGCCAGTGCAAAGCTTAATGTTTCGCCTGATGTGACGGTCAAAGCTCCCAGTGTGGAAACAGGGGTTAGTTCACCTGATGTCAATGTGTCTCCTTTAGACCTGAAGACATGCCTAAAACAGCCAGAGCTTCATGTCAGAGATGAAGAAGACACTGAAAAAAAAGGTTCTCAAAAAAGTAAGCTATCATGGCCCATCAAATCAAAGTCTGCTTTAGGTAATGTGGAAGATGAAAGTGGTGTCTGCTCTGAACCTAATATGTCAAATGCTGATGCGGACTTCCCTGTCTTCAAAATCCACAGGCTGCCCAGAAATAGCATTAATGACATCGGAGAAATTGGTGAAGCCTTAAACTTACCAAAATCCGATGCTGAAGACAAAAATTATGTTGTTAGCAAAGGGATACGCTTGCCAATATTAAGCAAATCAGCCAAAATAGGTGAAAAGATTGACATTATGGAGAGATTAAAACTGGCAAGGGAAAAGGTTCCAAGTCCTGATGTTAATCTAGCAGGAATTTCCTCTTTGGTGAAAGGAGATAAGTCattaaatgaaaatgacaaattgTCATTGGGCCTTTCTAACATGCTTGGCCTTAATTCTTTGGCCTAA